CGGTCGCCCGCGTCAAAATTTCCCCCAAAAATGGGGCCGGAAATTTTTGACGCAGCTTTCGCTTTTCTTGGGCCGAAAGCTGAGTCATGATTCCCCCATGACCGTCCTGAAAAACATCCTGGTAGGAGTCGATTTTTCCGAACCTAGCCGCCGCGCCCTGAAGCGCGCCGGGGCCTTGGCGCGGGTCTGGGGCGCCCCGCTGGCCGTCGTCCACGTCCTCAAAGAGCATCCCTATGAGGCCTCGCTCAACCCCATCGCCCTGCTGGAGATGCTGGGCGAGACGGAGGAGGGCCTGACGCGGCGCTTGAGCGAGTTTACCCGCGAGGTGCTCGGCGAGGAGCTCTCCGTCGAGACCGAACTGCGGGTGGGGGTGCCGGACCGCGACCTGATCGCCGAGGCCAACGAGCGCGGCGCCGGGCTGATCGTCCTGGGTGGCCACGGCAAGAGCGCACTGCAGCGATTCTTTCTCGGCAGCCTGACCGAGACCTTGGCGGCGCACTCGCCGATCCCGGTCTGGGTGGAGCGGGGGGAGGGGGTCGACGTCTTGCGCAAGGTGGTGCTGCCTACGGATCTTTCGCCGCGCTCGCGCCGC
The genomic region above belongs to Deltaproteobacteria bacterium PRO3 and contains:
- a CDS encoding universal stress protein, which produces MARVKDRRRIFPPSLSFYVRQIRATMGPGGGDGRPRQNFPQKWGRKFLTQLSLFLGRKLSHDSPMTVLKNILVGVDFSEPSRRALKRAGALARVWGAPLAVVHVLKEHPYEASLNPIALLEMLGETEEGLTRRLSEFTREVLGEELSVETELRVGVPDRDLIAEANERGAGLIVLGGHGKSALQRFFLGSLTETLAAHSPIPVWVERGEGVDVLRKVVLPTDLSPRSRRGVLVGLDWARRLSLPVVLLHVAETRFLPPRSLLESVSLEEKILEMAQGPFEAFAAELPLQGLEVDRELRVGHATEEVETLLRAEPGALLILSTRGRSAPPTRRMGSVAHQLLRHAPGPTLLVPPDTLDAPF